The Effusibacillus pohliae DSM 22757 genome segment GTCTACGCGGTCACCTCCTCCTTCAGTGCATGTGTCACCCCGGCGCGCAGCTTGTCCTTCATCCGGTAGCTGTTGCCGCGGATGTTGATGGTGGTGGCGTGGTGTAGGAGCCGGTCGAGCAAGGCAGAGGCCAGCACCTGGTCACCGAACAGTGTCCCCCAGTTGGTGAAGCTG includes the following:
- a CDS encoding ATP-binding protein, producing SFTNWGTLFGDQVLASALLDRLLHHATTINIRGNSYRMKDKLRAGVTHALKEEVTA